In the genome of Streptococcus oralis, one region contains:
- a CDS encoding aminopeptidase — MVLPNFKENLEKYAKLLVANGINVQPGHTLALSIDVEQRELAHLIVKEAYALGAHEVIVQWTDDVINREKFLHAPMERLDDVPEYKIAEMNYLLENKASRLGVRSSDPGALNGVDADKLSASAKAMGLAMKPMRIATQSNKVSWTVAAAAGLEWAKKVFPNAASDEEAVDLLWDQIFKTCRVYEEDPVKAWEEHAAILKSKAEMLNKEQFSALHYTAPGTDLTLGLPKNHVWESAGAINAQGEGFLPNMPTEEVFTAPDFRRADGYVTSTKPLSYNGNIIEGIKVTFKDGQIVDITAEKGDQVMKDLVFENAGARALGECALVPDPSPISQSGITFFNTLFDENASNHLAIGAAYATSVVGGAEMSEEELEAAGLNRSDVHVDFMIGSSQMDIDGIREDGTRVPLFRKGDWAI; from the coding sequence ATGGTTTTACCAAATTTTAAAGAAAATCTAGAAAAATATGCAAAATTGTTGGTTGCGAATGGAATTAACGTGCAACCTGGTCACACTTTGGCTCTCTCTATCGATGTGGAGCAACGTGAGTTGGCACATTTGATCGTGAAAGAAGCTTATGCCTTGGGTGCGCATGAGGTTATCGTTCAGTGGACAGATGATGTCATTAACCGTGAGAAATTCCTCCATGCGCCGATGGAGCGTCTGGACGATGTGCCAGAATACAAGATTGCTGAGATGAACTATCTTTTGGAGAACAAAGCTAGCCGTCTTGGGGTTCGTTCTTCTGATCCGGGTGCCTTGAACGGAGTGGACGCTGACAAGCTTTCAGCTTCTGCCAAAGCTATGGGGCTTGCCATGAAGCCAATGCGTATCGCAACGCAATCCAACAAGGTTAGTTGGACTGTAGCAGCCGCTGCTGGACTGGAGTGGGCTAAAAAAGTCTTTCCAAATGCTGCGAGTGACGAAGAAGCAGTCGATCTCCTTTGGGACCAAATCTTCAAAACTTGCCGTGTCTACGAAGAAGATCCTGTTAAGGCTTGGGAAGAGCATGCTGCTATCCTCAAGAGCAAGGCAGAAATGCTTAATAAAGAGCAATTTTCAGCCCTTCACTATACAGCTCCTGGAACAGACTTGACACTTGGTTTGCCTAAGAATCACGTTTGGGAATCAGCTGGTGCTATCAATGCACAGGGCGAAGGATTTTTGCCAAATATGCCGACAGAGGAAGTCTTTACTGCGCCTGACTTCCGTCGTGCAGATGGCTATGTCACCTCTACAAAACCACTTAGCTATAACGGCAATATCATTGAAGGTATTAAGGTAACCTTTAAGGATGGTCAAATCGTAGACATTACTGCTGAAAAGGGTGATCAGGTCATGAAGGACCTTGTCTTTGAAAATGCGGGCGCGCGTGCCTTGGGTGAATGTGCCTTGGTGCCAGATCCAAGCCCAATTTCACAGTCAGGCATTACCTTCTTCAACACCCTTTTCGATGAGAATGCTTCAAACCACTTGGCTATCGGTGCAGCCTATGCGACCAGCGTTGTTGGTGGAGCAGAGATGAGCGAAGAAGAGCTTGAAGCTGCAGGACTGAACCGTTCAGATGTTCACGTGGACTTTATGATTGGTTCTAGTCAAATGGATATCGATGGTATCCGTGAGGATGGAACACGCGTACCTCTCTTCCGCAAAGGAGACTGGGCTATTTAA